A single genomic interval of Stenotrophomonas sp. ZAC14D1_NAIMI4_1 harbors:
- the lepB gene encoding signal peptidase I, with amino-acid sequence MDAVTRPPFAERALTWLKKEALPLLVMLGLLAAARDTLANHYVVPSGSMQPTLQPGDRVVVDMRAYGLRLPFTSQQLLATGTPQRGEVAVFDSPADGTRLIKRVVAVAGDHVQLRGGHLAINGQPLQIADLRDTEAFGERQAQLDLDMGGGPDIGDMVVPDGKLLVLGDHRGNSFDGRFFGFVDAGKVYGRAVAIYYRSGDGFEWKHL; translated from the coding sequence ATGGACGCTGTCACCCGCCCCCCGTTTGCCGAACGCGCGCTCACCTGGCTGAAGAAGGAAGCGCTGCCGCTGCTGGTCATGCTCGGCCTGCTTGCCGCTGCCCGCGACACCCTGGCCAACCACTACGTGGTGCCCAGCGGCTCGATGCAGCCGACCCTGCAGCCCGGCGACCGCGTGGTGGTGGACATGCGCGCCTACGGCCTGCGCCTGCCGTTCACCAGCCAGCAGCTGCTGGCCACCGGCACCCCGCAGCGCGGCGAAGTGGCGGTGTTCGATTCGCCGGCCGATGGCACCCGCCTGATCAAGCGCGTGGTGGCCGTGGCCGGTGACCACGTGCAGCTGCGCGGCGGCCACCTGGCCATCAACGGCCAGCCGCTGCAGATCGCCGACCTGCGCGACACCGAAGCCTTCGGTGAGCGCCAGGCCCAGCTTGACCTGGACATGGGCGGTGGCCCGGACATCGGCGACATGGTGGTGCCGGACGGCAAGCTGCTGGTGCTGGGCGACCACCGCGGCAACAGCTTCGATGGCCGCTTCTTCGGCTTCGTCGACGCCGGCAAGGTCTATGGCCGTGCCGTGGCGATCTACTACCGCAGCGGCGATGGCTTCGAATGGAAGCACCTGTAA
- a CDS encoding lysophospholipid acyltransferase family protein: MPQVKPNAFLRWLARCTLRMGGWKVTGTLPDVPRLVFIIAPHSSNWDGLWGMAAKIALGMKVKVLGKASLFWWPLGPLLHKLGVIPLDRSAPQGTVGQAVDLLRNNEKMWFAITPEGTRKAVKDWKAGFLKIARMADVPVLAAYFHYPEKTIGIGPLFQPTGDDAADMAAIREFYRPWMGKTRGTV; encoded by the coding sequence ATGCCGCAGGTCAAACCCAACGCCTTCCTGCGCTGGCTGGCGCGCTGCACGCTGCGCATGGGCGGCTGGAAGGTCACCGGTACCCTGCCTGACGTGCCCAGGCTGGTCTTCATCATCGCCCCGCATTCGTCCAACTGGGACGGCCTGTGGGGCATGGCGGCGAAGATCGCACTGGGCATGAAGGTGAAAGTGCTGGGCAAGGCCTCGCTGTTCTGGTGGCCGCTGGGCCCCCTGCTGCACAAGCTGGGCGTGATCCCGCTGGACCGCAGCGCGCCGCAGGGCACCGTCGGCCAGGCCGTGGACCTGCTGCGCAACAACGAGAAGATGTGGTTCGCCATCACCCCCGAAGGCACCCGCAAGGCCGTGAAGGACTGGAAAGCCGGTTTCCTGAAGATCGCGCGGATGGCCGATGTGCCGGTCCTGGCGGCGTACTTCCACTACCCGGAAAAGACCATCGGCATCGGCCCGCTGTTCCAGCCGACCGGCGATGACGCCGCCGACATGGCCGCCATCCGTGAGTTCTACCGGCCCTGGATGGGCAAGACCCGCGGCACGGTCTGA
- the aceB gene encoding malate synthase A, with amino-acid sequence MSAVASAVSSIPAKATPGIALATRVAGQETVLPAPLLALLVSLHRAVEPGRQARLQARRERQAFFDQGGLPDFREDTAAIRSGDWRVAPLPAALQDRRVEITGPTDPKMVINALNSGAKVFMADFEDSTSPTWRNLLAGQQSLAAAVRGDLEFTAPAANGKPGKHYTLRPYDEQAVLIVRPRGWHLDEKHVRVDGQFIAGGLFDAAVFAFHNARALQAKDRGPYFYLPKLQSMEEAALWETALSHIEGMLGLPHGQIKVTVLIETLPAVFEMDEILHALRERIVGLNCGRWDYIFSYLKTFRRHADRVLPERGQVTMTQPFLKAYSELLIQTCHRRGAHAMGGMAAQIPINSDAAANEQAMARVRADKLREVSAGHDGTWVAHPALIPVAMAIFDEHMPTANQHQVLRQDVRVGRDELIARPPGSITRAGFEGNVEVCVRYLAAWLDGNGCVPIHHLMEDAATAEISRSQLWQWLHTPGQQLDDGTAIDLALLDTALAQLPARLGDTRALPGGARIGEAIALLGELSRNDDLTDFLTLPAYARID; translated from the coding sequence ATGTCCGCCGTCGCTTCCGCCGTTTCCTCCATCCCCGCCAAGGCCACCCCCGGCATCGCTCTGGCGACCCGCGTGGCCGGCCAGGAGACCGTGCTGCCGGCACCGCTGCTGGCGCTGCTGGTCTCGCTGCACCGGGCGGTGGAACCGGGCCGGCAGGCGCGGTTGCAGGCCCGCCGCGAGCGCCAGGCGTTCTTCGACCAGGGCGGCCTGCCGGACTTCCGCGAAGACACCGCTGCCATCCGCAGCGGCGACTGGCGCGTGGCGCCGCTGCCGGCCGCACTGCAGGACCGCCGCGTCGAGATCACCGGCCCGACCGATCCGAAGATGGTCATCAACGCGCTGAACTCCGGCGCCAAGGTGTTCATGGCCGACTTCGAGGATTCCACCTCGCCGACCTGGCGCAACCTGCTGGCCGGGCAGCAGTCGCTGGCGGCTGCCGTGCGCGGCGATCTGGAATTCACTGCGCCGGCCGCCAACGGCAAGCCGGGCAAGCACTACACGCTGCGCCCCTACGACGAGCAAGCGGTGCTGATCGTGCGCCCGCGCGGCTGGCATCTGGACGAGAAGCACGTGCGCGTCGATGGCCAGTTCATCGCCGGTGGCCTGTTCGATGCGGCGGTGTTCGCCTTCCACAATGCGCGCGCGCTGCAGGCCAAGGACCGCGGCCCGTACTTCTACCTGCCCAAGCTGCAGAGCATGGAAGAGGCCGCCCTGTGGGAAACCGCGCTGTCGCACATCGAAGGCATGCTCGGCCTGCCGCACGGCCAGATCAAGGTGACCGTGCTGATCGAAACGCTGCCGGCGGTGTTCGAGATGGACGAGATCCTGCACGCCCTGCGCGAGCGCATTGTCGGCCTGAACTGCGGGCGCTGGGATTACATCTTTTCCTACCTGAAGACCTTCCGCCGCCACGCCGACCGCGTGCTGCCCGAGCGTGGCCAGGTGACCATGACCCAGCCGTTCCTGAAGGCCTATTCGGAACTGCTGATCCAGACCTGCCACCGCCGTGGCGCGCATGCGATGGGCGGCATGGCCGCGCAGATCCCGATCAACAGCGATGCCGCCGCCAACGAACAGGCCATGGCCCGGGTGCGTGCGGACAAGCTGCGCGAAGTGAGCGCTGGCCACGATGGCACCTGGGTCGCGCACCCGGCGCTGATCCCGGTGGCGATGGCCATCTTCGACGAACACATGCCCACCGCCAACCAGCACCAGGTGCTGCGCCAGGACGTGCGCGTGGGCCGCGATGAACTGATCGCGCGGCCGCCGGGCAGCATCACCCGTGCCGGTTTCGAGGGCAATGTCGAAGTCTGCGTGCGCTACCTGGCCGCGTGGCTGGACGGCAACGGCTGCGTGCCGATCCACCACCTGATGGAAGACGCGGCCACCGCCGAGATCAGCCGCAGCCAGCTGTGGCAGTGGCTGCACACGCCGGGCCAGCAGCTGGACGACGGCACCGCCATCGACCTGGCGCTGCTCGACACCGCCCTGGCGCAGCTGCCGGCGCGGCTGGGCGATACCCGCGCACTGCCTGGCGGCGCCCGCATCGGCGAAGCCATCGCCCTGCTGGGCGAACTGAGCCGCAACGACGACCTGACCGATTTCCTGACCCTGCCGGCCTACGCACGCATCGACTGA
- the dcp gene encoding peptidyl-dipeptidase Dcp has protein sequence MSRTVVLAAAISLALAACSGKESTPVSEAQKAPAQQPAEASTNPLLSASTLPFQAPQFDKIKDSDYTPAFEEGMRQHLADVRKIADNAEPATFDNTIVAMERSGETLNRVSRIFFGLVQADGTEARQKIQEDIAPKLAAHQDEINLDPKLFARVKSLYDQRDTLELDPVQKRLVEHYYDGLVRAGAQLSDADKASLRKLNVEETTLSTQFHTRLVAATAAAAVVVDDKAKLAGLDENAINNAANAAKDRKLDGKFVLPLQNTTQQPVLGSLSDRDQRAAVLKASETRAERGDKNDTRETVQRLAQLRAQKAKLLGFETFADYQLGDQMAKTPAAALKLLTDTVPAATAKARAEAGEIQKVIDAQKGGFQVAASDWDFYAEQVRKAKYDLDESQVKPYFELDNVLQNGVFYAATQLYGITFKPRTDIPTYNPDMKVYEVFDKDGTSLALFYTDYFKRDTKSGGAWMDVFVEQDGLTGAKPVVYNVCNFTKPADGQPALISFDDVTTMFHEFGHALHGMFSNVKYPSIAGTATSRDFVEFPSQFNEHWALDPKVFANYAKHYKTGEAMPQELVDKILKARSFNQGYATTEYLSAALLDLAWHTQKADAPLQDVGAFEASALKKFKVDLPQVPPRYRTTYFDHIWGGGYSAGYYAYFWAEVLDHDAYQWFTEHGGLTAANGQEFRDKILSRGNSVELSTLYRDFRGKDPSVEPLLKFRGLK, from the coding sequence ATGTCGCGTACCGTAGTCCTGGCCGCCGCCATCAGCCTGGCGCTGGCGGCCTGTTCCGGCAAGGAGTCCACCCCCGTGTCCGAAGCACAGAAAGCCCCGGCCCAGCAGCCGGCCGAAGCCTCCACCAACCCGCTGCTGAGCGCCAGCACGCTGCCGTTCCAGGCGCCGCAGTTCGACAAGATCAAGGACAGCGACTACACGCCGGCCTTCGAAGAAGGCATGCGCCAGCACCTGGCCGATGTCCGCAAGATCGCCGACAACGCCGAGCCGGCCACCTTCGACAACACCATCGTGGCGATGGAGCGCAGCGGCGAGACCCTGAACCGCGTGTCGCGCATCTTCTTCGGCCTGGTCCAGGCCGATGGCACCGAAGCGCGCCAGAAGATCCAGGAAGACATCGCCCCGAAGCTGGCCGCGCACCAGGACGAGATCAACCTCGACCCGAAGCTGTTCGCCCGCGTGAAGTCGCTGTACGACCAGCGTGACACGCTGGAACTGGATCCGGTGCAGAAGCGCCTGGTCGAGCATTACTACGACGGCCTGGTGCGCGCCGGCGCGCAGCTGTCCGACGCCGACAAGGCGAGCCTGCGCAAGCTCAACGTCGAAGAGACCACCCTGTCCACCCAGTTCCACACCCGCCTGGTGGCTGCAACCGCCGCTGCGGCCGTGGTCGTCGATGACAAGGCCAAGCTGGCCGGCCTGGACGAGAACGCGATCAACAACGCGGCCAACGCCGCCAAGGATCGCAAGCTGGATGGCAAGTTCGTGCTGCCGCTGCAGAACACCACCCAGCAGCCGGTGCTCGGCTCGCTCAGCGACCGCGACCAGCGCGCGGCCGTGCTGAAGGCTTCGGAAACCCGCGCCGAGCGTGGCGACAAGAACGACACGCGCGAGACCGTGCAGCGCCTGGCCCAGCTGCGCGCGCAGAAGGCCAAGCTGCTCGGCTTTGAAACCTTCGCCGATTACCAGCTGGGCGACCAGATGGCCAAGACCCCGGCCGCGGCGCTGAAGCTGCTGACCGACACCGTGCCGGCCGCCACCGCCAAGGCCCGTGCCGAAGCCGGTGAGATCCAGAAGGTGATCGACGCCCAGAAGGGTGGCTTCCAGGTCGCCGCTTCCGATTGGGACTTCTACGCCGAGCAGGTCCGCAAGGCCAAGTACGATCTGGACGAGTCGCAGGTCAAGCCGTACTTCGAACTGGACAACGTGCTGCAGAACGGCGTCTTCTACGCCGCCACCCAGCTGTACGGCATCACCTTCAAGCCGCGCACCGACATTCCGACCTACAACCCGGACATGAAGGTGTACGAAGTGTTCGACAAGGACGGCACCTCGCTGGCCCTGTTCTACACCGACTACTTCAAGCGTGACACCAAGTCCGGCGGCGCCTGGATGGACGTGTTCGTCGAGCAGGACGGCCTGACCGGTGCCAAGCCGGTGGTCTACAACGTCTGCAACTTCACCAAGCCGGCCGATGGCCAGCCTGCGCTGATCAGCTTCGACGACGTCACCACCATGTTCCATGAGTTCGGCCACGCCCTGCATGGCATGTTCTCGAACGTGAAGTACCCGTCGATCGCCGGTACCGCCACTTCGCGCGATTTCGTCGAGTTCCCCTCGCAGTTCAACGAGCACTGGGCGCTGGACCCGAAGGTCTTCGCCAACTACGCCAAGCACTACAAGACCGGCGAAGCGATGCCGCAGGAACTGGTCGACAAGATCCTCAAGGCACGCAGCTTCAACCAGGGCTACGCGACCACCGAGTACCTGTCGGCCGCGCTGCTTGACCTGGCCTGGCACACGCAGAAGGCCGATGCCCCGCTGCAGGACGTCGGCGCCTTCGAAGCCAGCGCGCTGAAGAAGTTCAAGGTCGACCTGCCGCAGGTGCCGCCGCGTTACCGCACCACCTACTTCGACCACATCTGGGGCGGCGGCTACTCGGCCGGTTACTACGCCTACTTCTGGGCCGAAGTGCTGGACCATGACGCCTACCAGTGGTTCACCGAACACGGTGGCCTGACGGCGGCCAACGGCCAGGAGTTCCGCGACAAGATCCTCTCGCGCGGCAACAGCGTGGAACTGTCGACCCTGTACCGCGATTTCCGCGGCAAGGACCCGTCGGTGGAACCGCTGCTGAAGTTCCGCGGGCTGAAGTAA
- a CDS encoding 3-dehydroquinate dehydratase has protein sequence MSIFIIRGPEAAGTLIRTAMPLPAPVLKSLVHRAIDAGTSVAIRACGSEQELLDALRVADHSRGEVTLLDPGACANSLRLQRLLPYLHNAYVEVHDDGAVAEPCLPAGVGQRLGIAAGYGAQSYVLALDIALDHLGLAEQANRVHVGT, from the coding sequence ATGTCGATCTTCATCATTCGTGGCCCGGAAGCCGCCGGCACCCTGATCCGCACGGCGATGCCGCTGCCGGCGCCGGTGCTGAAATCACTGGTGCACCGCGCGATCGACGCCGGCACCAGCGTGGCCATCCGCGCCTGCGGCTCGGAACAGGAACTGCTGGATGCACTGCGCGTGGCCGACCACAGCCGCGGCGAGGTGACGCTGCTCGACCCGGGCGCGTGTGCCAACAGCCTGCGCCTGCAGCGCCTGCTGCCGTACCTGCACAACGCCTACGTGGAAGTACATGACGACGGTGCGGTTGCCGAACCGTGCCTGCCGGCCGGTGTCGGCCAACGCCTGGGCATCGCCGCCGGCTACGGTGCGCAGAGTTACGTTCTGGCGTTGGACATCGCGCTGGATCACCTTGGATTGGCCGAACAGGCCAATCGCGTGCATGTTGGGACGTAA
- a CDS encoding LysR family transcriptional regulator, with the protein MSIELRHLRYFLAVADTLHFGQAAERLGMSQPPLSQQIRQLEELIGARLFVRSHRRVQLTAAGELLQERARAIVQQVETAVDEVQRAQRGEQGELHIGLTRATPLSPQIPRSILHYRQQYPQVRLQLSEMNTLQQIDALLDGSLDVGIIRKRALPPELVAHSLFVDPLALIVHADHPALRRLSKQGTLALRDFAQEPFVAFRRSAGAGIHDHMIALCAAAGFTPRIVQEAGEASTLISLAAAGLGVAVLPSSCDHIRVEGARFVALADAGAHSEVQLAWHREGVTPLIRNFAGLLRGAFAEG; encoded by the coding sequence ATGTCCATCGAACTCCGCCACCTGCGCTACTTCCTCGCTGTTGCCGATACGCTGCACTTCGGCCAGGCGGCCGAGCGGCTGGGCATGTCGCAGCCGCCGCTCAGCCAGCAGATCCGCCAGCTGGAGGAACTGATCGGGGCGCGCCTGTTCGTGCGCAGCCATCGCCGCGTGCAGCTCACTGCCGCCGGTGAGCTGCTGCAGGAACGTGCGCGGGCCATCGTGCAGCAGGTGGAAACGGCGGTGGACGAGGTGCAGCGCGCGCAGCGGGGCGAGCAGGGCGAGCTGCATATCGGCCTGACCCGGGCCACGCCGCTGTCGCCGCAGATTCCGCGTTCGATCCTGCACTACCGCCAGCAGTACCCGCAGGTGCGCCTGCAGCTGAGCGAAATGAACACCCTGCAGCAGATCGATGCCCTGCTCGATGGCAGCCTGGACGTGGGCATCATCCGCAAGCGTGCGCTGCCGCCGGAACTGGTGGCGCACAGCCTGTTCGTCGATCCGCTGGCGTTGATCGTGCACGCCGACCACCCTGCCCTGCGCCGCCTGTCGAAGCAGGGCACGCTGGCGCTGCGCGATTTCGCCCAGGAGCCGTTCGTGGCGTTCCGCCGCAGTGCCGGGGCCGGCATCCATGACCACATGATCGCGCTGTGCGCGGCGGCGGGGTTCACCCCGCGCATCGTGCAGGAGGCCGGTGAGGCATCGACGCTGATCAGCCTGGCGGCCGCCGGGCTGGGCGTGGCGGTGCTGCCCTCCTCGTGCGACCACATCCGGGTGGAGGGCGCACGCTTCGTGGCGCTGGCCGATGCCGGGGCGCATTCGGAAGTGCAGCTGGCCTGGCACCGCGAAGGGGTGACGCCGTTGATCCGCAATTTCGCCGGGTTGTTGCGCGGGGCGTTCGCCGAGGGGTGA
- a CDS encoding MFS transporter, translating into MTGETAASLSGRPRTPDSVVDTRIQQGTPAFRRTAVALFLAGFSTFGLLYTVQPLLPEFSRHFGVSAAGSAMSLSLSTGTLAVAMLLAGLLSDAIGRRPMMITALMASALLSLCTALVDEWTTMLVLRTLLGLALSGVPAVAMTYLVEEMDSRALGLAMGLYIGGNAIGGMSGRLLAGIIADHWGWRWGIGVVSIIAVASTVLLWLQLPPSRHFQARRGGLRQLPSRWRTLFADPGLPWLFATSFVLMGVFVTLYNYLGYHLLAPPYHLSQTVVGLIFSVYLVGTFSSAWMGQQATRYGRGRVLTIAFGLIGAGIVLLSMPWLTTMALGIALVTFGFFGGHSVASSWVGSRAGSMRAEASALYLFAYYLGSSVLGAVGGLAYAAWDWLGVCLFTGVLTVLGGGIIWALQQRAPQPVTA; encoded by the coding sequence ATGACTGGCGAAACTGCGGCGTCCCTCAGCGGCCGCCCCCGCACTCCTGATTCCGTTGTCGACACCCGCATCCAGCAGGGCACCCCGGCGTTCCGGCGCACGGCGGTCGCGCTGTTCCTGGCGGGGTTCTCGACCTTCGGCCTGCTGTACACCGTGCAGCCCCTGCTGCCCGAGTTCAGCCGCCACTTCGGGGTGTCCGCCGCCGGCAGCGCGATGTCGCTGTCCCTGAGCACCGGCACCCTGGCCGTGGCCATGCTGCTGGCCGGCCTGCTGTCCGATGCGATCGGCCGGCGGCCGATGATGATCACCGCGCTGATGGCCTCGGCCCTGCTGTCGCTGTGCACCGCGCTGGTCGATGAATGGACCACCATGCTGGTGCTGCGCACCCTGCTGGGCCTGGCGCTGAGCGGCGTGCCGGCGGTGGCGATGACCTACCTGGTGGAGGAAATGGACAGCCGCGCGCTGGGCCTGGCCATGGGCCTGTACATCGGCGGCAACGCCATCGGTGGCATGAGCGGGCGCCTGCTGGCCGGCATCATCGCCGACCACTGGGGTTGGCGCTGGGGCATCGGCGTGGTCTCGATCATCGCCGTGGCCAGCACCGTGCTGCTGTGGCTGCAACTGCCGCCGTCGCGGCATTTCCAGGCACGCCGCGGCGGCCTGCGCCAGCTGCCCTCGCGCTGGCGAACGCTGTTCGCCGATCCGGGCCTGCCGTGGCTGTTCGCCACCTCGTTCGTGCTGATGGGCGTGTTCGTCACCCTCTACAACTACCTGGGCTACCACCTGCTGGCGCCGCCGTACCACCTCAGCCAGACCGTGGTCGGCCTGATCTTCAGCGTGTACCTGGTCGGCACGTTCAGCTCGGCGTGGATGGGCCAGCAGGCCACCCGGTACGGGCGCGGCCGCGTGCTGACCATTGCCTTCGGCCTGATCGGTGCCGGCATCGTGCTGCTGTCGATGCCGTGGCTGACCACGATGGCGCTGGGCATCGCCCTGGTCACCTTCGGTTTCTTCGGCGGCCATTCGGTGGCCAGCAGCTGGGTTGGCAGCCGTGCCGGCTCGATGCGTGCCGAAGCCTCGGCGCTGTACCTGTTCGCCTATTACCTGGGCAGCAGCGTGCTCGGCGCCGTCGGTGGCCTGGCCTATGCCGCATGGGATTGGCTGGGCGTGTGCCTGTTCACCGGCGTGCTGACCGTGCTCGGCGGCGGCATCATCTGGGCCCTGCAGCAGCGCGCCCCGCAGCCGGTCACCGCCTGA
- the aceA gene encoding isocitrate lyase, producing the protein MSTLPTAEQIQHDWDTHPRWEGIQRNYSAADVVRLRGTVHIEHSLARLGAEKLWKSLHEREFVNALGALTGNQAMQQVKAGLKAIYLSGWQVAADANLAGQMYPDQSLYPADSVPAVVKRINNTLLRADQLHHAEGKDDIDFLQPIVADAEAGFGGVLNAFELMKAMIEAGAAGVHFEDQLASVKKCGHMGGKVLVPTREAIEKLNAARLAADVLGVPTLLVARTDAEAADLLTSDIDGNDQPFTTGERTVEGFYKTRNGLDQAISRGLAYAPYADLVWCETGKPDLEFARKFAEAIHAKFPGKLLAYNCSPSFNWKKNLDDATIAKFQRELGSYGYKFQFITLAGFHALNYGMFNLAHGYARRQMSAFVELQEAEFEAAERGFTAVKHQREVGTGYFDAVTQAIQQGQSSTTALTGSTEEEQFHGGRSERAA; encoded by the coding sequence ATGAGCACCCTGCCCACTGCCGAACAGATCCAGCACGACTGGGACACCCACCCGCGCTGGGAAGGCATCCAGCGCAACTACAGCGCCGCCGACGTGGTGCGCCTGCGTGGCACCGTCCACATCGAGCATTCGCTGGCCCGGCTGGGCGCGGAAAAGCTGTGGAAGTCGCTGCACGAGCGCGAGTTCGTCAACGCGCTGGGCGCGCTCACCGGCAACCAGGCCATGCAGCAGGTCAAGGCCGGGTTGAAGGCGATCTACCTGTCCGGCTGGCAGGTGGCCGCCGATGCCAACCTGGCCGGGCAGATGTACCCGGACCAGTCGCTGTACCCGGCCGACTCGGTGCCGGCGGTGGTCAAGCGCATCAACAACACCCTGCTGCGCGCCGACCAGCTGCACCATGCCGAAGGCAAGGATGACATCGACTTCCTGCAGCCCATCGTGGCAGATGCCGAGGCCGGTTTCGGCGGCGTGCTCAATGCCTTCGAGCTGATGAAGGCGATGATCGAGGCGGGCGCCGCCGGCGTGCACTTCGAGGACCAGCTGGCCTCGGTGAAGAAGTGCGGGCACATGGGCGGCAAGGTGCTGGTGCCGACCCGCGAGGCCATCGAGAAGCTCAACGCCGCGCGCCTGGCCGCCGACGTGCTGGGCGTGCCGACCCTGCTGGTGGCGCGCACCGATGCCGAAGCTGCCGACCTGCTGACCAGCGACATCGACGGCAACGACCAGCCGTTCACCACCGGCGAACGCACCGTGGAAGGCTTCTACAAGACCCGCAACGGCCTGGACCAGGCGATCAGCCGCGGGCTGGCCTACGCCCCCTATGCCGACCTGGTGTGGTGCGAGACCGGCAAGCCGGACCTGGAGTTCGCGCGGAAATTCGCCGAGGCGATCCATGCGAAGTTCCCCGGCAAGCTGCTGGCCTACAACTGCTCGCCCAGCTTCAACTGGAAGAAGAACCTGGACGACGCCACGATTGCGAAGTTCCAGCGCGAGCTGGGCAGCTACGGCTACAAGTTCCAGTTCATCACCCTGGCCGGCTTCCACGCGCTGAACTACGGCATGTTCAACCTGGCCCACGGCTACGCGCGCCGCCAGATGAGCGCGTTCGTGGAACTACAGGAAGCCGAGTTCGAAGCGGCAGAGCGTGGCTTCACCGCGGTCAAGCACCAGCGCGAAGTCGGCACCGGCTACTTCGATGCGGTCACCCAGGCCATCCAGCAGGGCCAGTCCTCGACCACCGCGTTGACCGGCTCGACCGAAGAAGAGCAGTTCCACGGCGGCCGCAGCGAACGCGCCGCCTGA
- a CDS encoding LysR family transcriptional regulator, with protein MTTRSPPSPRFSYKSDRLKPLRAFCQTVRLGSVSRAAEALFVSQPAISLQLQALERELGVPLFERSGRRLVPSREGQVLYEMAQPLVESLDGLEARFRDKVRGLDAGELNIAANSSTILYLLPKIVERFRLHHPDVRLTLHNAISADGTDLLREDAADLAIGSMTDVPADLTYAPAYRFEQVLIAPHDHPLASGGELELADIARYPLVLPPKRQITYRLVDQVFQRHRIAYTVALEVGGWEVIKQYVAMGMGISIVPALCLHESDHERLAARSMKRWFPERSYGVIVRRGKALSAQARAFIELIQPELFSPRDYDQSGHSER; from the coding sequence ATGACCACGCGCAGCCCGCCAAGTCCGCGTTTTTCCTACAAATCCGACCGGCTGAAGCCGCTGCGCGCGTTCTGCCAGACGGTGCGGCTGGGTTCGGTCTCACGGGCCGCTGAGGCGCTGTTTGTCAGCCAGCCGGCGATCAGCCTGCAGTTGCAGGCACTGGAACGCGAGCTGGGGGTGCCGCTGTTCGAGCGCAGCGGGCGGCGTCTGGTGCCCAGCCGCGAGGGCCAGGTGCTGTACGAGATGGCGCAGCCGCTGGTGGAAAGCCTGGACGGGCTGGAAGCGCGCTTCCGCGACAAGGTGCGCGGGCTGGACGCGGGCGAGCTGAACATCGCCGCCAACAGCTCGACCATCCTGTACCTGCTGCCGAAGATCGTCGAACGCTTCCGCCTGCACCACCCGGACGTGCGCCTGACCCTGCACAACGCGATCAGCGCCGATGGCACCGACCTGCTGCGCGAGGACGCGGCCGACCTGGCGATCGGTTCGATGACCGACGTACCCGCGGACCTGACCTATGCGCCGGCCTACCGCTTCGAGCAGGTGCTGATCGCGCCGCACGACCATCCGCTGGCCAGCGGCGGCGAGCTGGAGCTGGCCGACATTGCGCGCTACCCGCTGGTGCTGCCGCCGAAGCGGCAGATCACTTACCGGCTGGTGGACCAGGTGTTCCAGCGCCACCGCATTGCCTACACCGTGGCGCTGGAAGTGGGCGGCTGGGAGGTGATCAAGCAGTACGTGGCGATGGGCATGGGCATTTCCATCGTGCCGGCGCTGTGCCTGCATGAAAGCGACCACGAGCGCTTGGCGGCGCGGTCGATGAAGCGCTGGTTCCCCGAGCGCAGTTACGGGGTGATCGTGCGGCGGGGCAAGGCGTTGTCGGCGCAGGCGCGGGCGTTCATCGAGCTGATCCAGCCGGAGCTGTTCAGCCCGCGCGATTACGACCAGAGCGGGCATTCCGAGCGCTGA